A genomic window from Acetomicrobium sp. S15 = DSM 107314 includes:
- a CDS encoding DUF5698 domain-containing protein produces the protein MTEGAKAVTVKAAALKSFCEVSVYLVALSKVLQGGINSPWQVIAYAGGFATGNFIGSLLEERL, from the coding sequence TTGACCGAAGGTGCAAAGGCTGTCACCGTAAAGGCAGCAGCTCTAAAATCTTTTTGCGAGGTGAGCGTGTACCTTGTAGCCCTCTCTAAGGTGTTGCAGGGCGGTATAAATAGCCCGTGGCAGGTCATAGCGTACGCCGGAGGTTTTGCCACGGGAAACTTTATAGGGTCTCTGCTCGAGGAACGCCTCG